The Thalassotalea sp. HSM 43 genome window below encodes:
- a CDS encoding PhoH family protein, whose protein sequence is MIEKSTLYVLDTNILLHEPFAFLSFDEHEVVVPMTVLEELDSIKDRRKDVSRDARVAIRALEDVLKDSTPEEVLAGVPLPNTSETQANPGTLSIFNDFGLEEKSGALSHNENDNRIINSALYLQEHNPDKRVVLVTKDINMRLKGKGAGLAYVEDYRTDQLVDDIKFLTKGYHKFTGEFWQQVEDCDSETTGRYTQHLIDKDIVPGAFINEYLIDEDKTFAGKIVEIRDDKLVVQDLGYERLMGRNAWGIHPKNIYQGMAFDALLDPDIDLVILTGPAGCGKTLLALASALENVVERGAYEKIIVTRSTPEIAESIGFLPGTEEEKMAPWLAAITDSLEVLHKQDESMHGSMNYIMEKANIQFKSVNFMRGRSLQNAVVILDECQNLTAAQLKTIITRCGQGTKLICSGNLAQIDSNYLTALTSGLTYIVERFKDYPGSTTVNLNGVVRSSLASFAEENL, encoded by the coding sequence ATGATAGAAAAAAGCACCCTTTATGTACTAGACACCAATATTCTTCTCCACGAACCTTTCGCTTTTCTCTCCTTCGATGAACATGAAGTTGTGGTACCCATGACGGTACTCGAAGAACTCGACAGTATTAAAGACAGACGCAAAGACGTCAGTCGTGATGCTCGCGTCGCAATACGAGCTTTAGAAGATGTACTCAAAGACTCAACACCTGAAGAAGTTTTAGCAGGTGTGCCACTACCCAACACCAGTGAAACACAAGCGAATCCAGGCACCTTGTCCATTTTTAATGACTTTGGCTTGGAAGAAAAAAGTGGCGCATTGTCCCACAATGAAAACGACAATCGCATCATAAACAGTGCTTTGTATTTGCAAGAACATAACCCAGACAAACGCGTTGTCTTGGTGACCAAAGACATCAATATGCGTCTTAAAGGTAAAGGTGCTGGACTTGCCTATGTAGAAGATTATCGTACTGACCAATTGGTTGACGATATTAAATTTCTTACCAAGGGTTATCACAAATTCACCGGCGAATTTTGGCAACAAGTCGAAGACTGTGACAGTGAAACCACTGGTCGTTACACGCAGCATCTTATTGACAAAGACATCGTTCCCGGCGCCTTTATTAATGAATACTTAATTGACGAAGATAAAACCTTTGCAGGCAAAATCGTTGAAATACGCGACGATAAGTTAGTGGTTCAAGATCTAGGTTATGAGCGTTTAATGGGCCGCAATGCCTGGGGTATACATCCAAAAAACATTTATCAGGGCATGGCATTTGATGCGTTGCTCGATCCAGATATTGACTTAGTCATTCTGACTGGGCCTGCCGGTTGTGGTAAAACCTTATTGGCACTGGCCAGTGCGTTGGAAAATGTGGTTGAACGTGGCGCCTATGAGAAAATCATTGTTACCCGTTCAACACCAGAGATAGCGGAATCGATAGGTTTCTTACCCGGTACCGAAGAAGAGAAGATGGCACCCTGGTTGGCAGCCATCACTGATTCTTTGGAAGTGTTACATAAGCAAGATGAAAGCATGCACGGCAGCATGAACTACATCATGGAAAAGGCCAATATTCAGTTTAAATCGGTGAACTTTATGCGTGGTCGTTCATTGCAAAACGCGGTGGTCATTTTAGATGAATGTCAAAACCTTACTGCGGCGCAATTAAAGACTATCATCACGCGTTGTGGTCAAGGCACTAAGTTAATTTGTTCTGGTAACCTAGCGCAAATCGATAGTAATTACTTAACCGCGTTAACTTCAGGTTTAACCTATATTGTTGAACGCTTTAAAGATTACCCTGGAAGTACCACGGTAAATCTTAATGGTGTGGTACGTAGTTCATTGGCCTCTTTTGCCGAAGAAAACCTGTAA
- a CDS encoding RNA methyltransferase: protein MTTSKVHIGLINPKSPTNVGSVMRASGNYQVDAVCYSGQRYSHAAKFHTDTKNITQKIPLTEVEYIIAGKPQGATMVCVDLVEGATPLPDYQHPDNAYYVFGPEDGTISQSVIDSADDVVYIPTIGCMNLAATVNVVLYDRLAKSANKIAGDELIRSSRDINNKVKVKSP from the coding sequence ATGACGACAAGCAAGGTACATATTGGTTTAATCAACCCCAAAAGCCCCACCAATGTCGGCTCAGTGATGCGTGCCAGCGGCAACTATCAGGTGGACGCTGTATGTTATAGCGGTCAACGGTACAGTCACGCAGCGAAGTTTCATACTGACACCAAAAACATAACGCAAAAGATTCCGTTAACCGAAGTCGAGTACATTATTGCCGGTAAACCGCAAGGCGCAACCATGGTCTGTGTTGATCTTGTCGAAGGGGCAACGCCATTACCAGACTATCAACACCCAGATAATGCCTATTATGTCTTTGGTCCAGAAGATGGCACTATCAGTCAAAGTGTTATCGACAGTGCTGACGATGTAGTCTACATCCCGACCATAGGTTGCATGAATTTGGCGGCTACGGTGAATGTGGTGTTGTACGATAGACTAGCAAAATCGGCCAATAAAATAGCCGGTGACGAGCTTATTCGCAGCAGTCGAGATATTAATAACAAGGTGAAAGTGAAATCACCATAA
- a CDS encoding flavin-containing monooxygenase, producing the protein MYQFIIVGGSQAGLAMAQQLQTLDASFLVVDAGPEVGSSWLSRWHSLTLFTPKKYNNLPGLAFECEREYPNKDDVAHYLKRYVETFNIPLQLNTKVEKLTGQQGAFTLHTNQGELSCQQVIVATGPFHTPFLPSCAEHISDDIVQIHSREYQSPEQLQPGKTLVVGGGDSGVQILKEVAQTNRDCYISGICSMASLPQQFLGKTLWWWLKSFGILSLNKYSYLGKQIKKRMQPVIGTNVKALLSKSNVTTLPRITAAQNNRLDFEGESIADIKNIIWATGYKPDYRWLGNIEFDEAGYPVNYRGVGECAGMFFIGLPWMHTRGSATLGGVAKDAEYLSQYFQQQQLARPLNSAIA; encoded by the coding sequence ATGTATCAGTTTATTATTGTTGGTGGTAGTCAGGCAGGATTGGCCATGGCGCAACAATTACAAACGTTAGACGCGTCATTTTTGGTCGTCGATGCAGGTCCTGAAGTCGGCAGCAGTTGGTTATCTCGTTGGCATTCGCTGACCTTATTTACCCCGAAAAAATACAATAACCTGCCTGGCTTAGCATTTGAGTGTGAACGCGAGTACCCAAATAAGGATGATGTAGCGCACTATCTAAAACGTTACGTTGAAACCTTTAATATTCCGCTTCAATTAAACACCAAAGTTGAAAAACTCACAGGTCAACAAGGTGCCTTTACCTTGCATACCAATCAAGGCGAGTTATCGTGCCAACAAGTCATTGTTGCAACCGGCCCATTCCATACGCCTTTTTTGCCGTCATGCGCCGAGCATATCAGTGATGATATCGTTCAAATCCATTCACGAGAATACCAGAGCCCAGAGCAGTTGCAGCCGGGCAAAACCTTAGTCGTTGGTGGCGGTGATTCTGGGGTGCAGATTCTAAAAGAGGTCGCGCAAACCAACAGAGATTGCTACATCTCAGGTATCTGCAGTATGGCATCGTTACCGCAACAGTTTTTGGGAAAAACCTTATGGTGGTGGTTAAAGTCATTCGGTATTTTGTCACTCAACAAATATTCCTATTTAGGCAAGCAGATAAAAAAGCGTATGCAGCCAGTTATTGGTACCAATGTAAAAGCATTGCTTAGCAAAAGTAATGTGACGACCTTGCCACGCATTACCGCAGCACAAAATAATAGGCTTGATTTTGAGGGTGAATCCATCGCCGACATTAAAAACATCATTTGGGCCACAGGTTATAAGCCAGATTATCGTTGGCTTGGTAATATTGAGTTCGATGAAGCGGGTTACCCGGTTAACTACCGCGGCGTTGGTGAGTGTGCCGGTATGTTCTTTATCGGTTTACCTTGGATGCATACTCGTGGCTCGGCAACATTAGGTGGCGTCGCTAAAGATGCAGAATACCTTAGCCAATACTTTCAACAGCAACAACTGGCGCGTCCGCTCAACTCTGCCATTGCTTAG
- a CDS encoding acyl-CoA dehydrogenase C-terminal domain-containing protein, with amino-acid sequence MADYQVPLKDMNFLLYDVFKADQMWSQLPQLAENIDKETADAILSECAKICEQVIAPISREGDEVGVSWDNGEVTTAPGYKEAFQTYAEGGWIGLGGDTEFGGMGMPKMLTALQEEMVCGADMAFSLYPGLTSGACLSLAKHGSDQLRETYLPRMYSGEWAGTMCLTESHAGTDLGMIRTKAVPSDNDTYKLTGSKIFITGGEQDLTDNIIHLVLAKLPDAPAGSRGISLFLVPKFKVNADGSLGERNGVSCGSVEHKMGIHASATCVLNFDDAEGYLVGELNKGLACMFTMMNYERIGVGIQGLGAGVRSYQNAVEYAKDRVQSRSLTGTKSPDKAADSLMVHGDVRRMLLTMKAINEGNRALAMYISKQLDLSKYASGDEQAKGEALTALMTPLAKAFFSDLGLENTIAGQQVFGGHGYVREWGQEQLVRDARIAQIYEGTNGVQAMDLIGRKLAANQGAFLRVFGEEVGAFIAANQTPEMAEFIQPLAVAVEDFVSLTTDVLGKAAKNPEQLGTAACDYLHVFGYTAMAYVWAMMAKASLEKQDSDDFYKGKLVTARYFFARILPRRLSLAASAASAAEVVFELDDELF; translated from the coding sequence GTGGCTGATTATCAAGTACCTTTAAAAGATATGAATTTTCTGCTTTATGATGTATTTAAAGCGGATCAAATGTGGTCACAACTACCGCAGTTGGCAGAAAATATAGATAAAGAAACCGCTGACGCTATTTTGTCGGAATGCGCAAAAATTTGTGAGCAAGTCATTGCACCTATCAGTCGTGAAGGTGATGAAGTTGGTGTTAGCTGGGATAACGGTGAAGTAACAACCGCACCGGGCTATAAAGAAGCGTTTCAAACCTACGCTGAAGGCGGCTGGATTGGCTTAGGCGGTGATACCGAGTTCGGTGGCATGGGTATGCCGAAAATGCTAACTGCTCTGCAAGAAGAGATGGTGTGTGGCGCCGATATGGCATTTTCTTTGTACCCTGGGCTTACCAGCGGTGCGTGTTTGTCACTGGCGAAACATGGTTCAGATCAATTAAGAGAAACCTACTTACCGCGTATGTACAGTGGTGAATGGGCAGGTACTATGTGTTTGACCGAATCTCATGCTGGTACCGATTTAGGTATGATTCGCACCAAAGCCGTGCCAAGTGACAATGACACCTATAAGCTAACCGGCTCGAAAATATTCATCACCGGCGGTGAGCAAGATTTAACCGATAACATTATTCATTTAGTGCTGGCGAAACTTCCTGATGCGCCTGCCGGCTCTCGCGGTATTTCCCTATTTCTTGTGCCTAAATTTAAAGTAAATGCCGACGGCAGCCTGGGCGAACGCAATGGCGTATCTTGCGGTAGTGTTGAGCACAAAATGGGTATACATGCGTCGGCAACCTGTGTTTTAAACTTTGATGATGCGGAAGGCTATCTTGTCGGTGAGTTAAACAAAGGCTTAGCGTGTATGTTTACGATGATGAACTACGAGCGAATTGGTGTTGGTATCCAAGGCTTAGGCGCTGGCGTACGTTCGTATCAAAATGCCGTTGAATACGCTAAAGATCGTGTACAAAGTCGCAGTCTAACGGGCACGAAATCACCTGATAAAGCAGCGGATTCGTTAATGGTCCATGGTGATGTGCGTCGTATGTTGCTTACCATGAAAGCGATTAACGAAGGTAATCGTGCTCTGGCGATGTATATTTCTAAGCAGTTGGACTTAAGTAAATACGCCAGTGGTGATGAACAAGCCAAAGGTGAGGCCTTAACGGCGTTGATGACACCGTTGGCCAAAGCATTCTTCTCTGATTTGGGCTTAGAAAATACCATTGCTGGTCAGCAAGTTTTTGGTGGTCACGGTTATGTGCGAGAGTGGGGCCAAGAACAGCTTGTTCGTGATGCTCGTATCGCGCAAATTTATGAAGGCACCAATGGTGTGCAAGCAATGGATTTAATTGGTCGTAAATTAGCCGCTAACCAAGGTGCATTCTTACGCGTATTTGGTGAAGAAGTTGGTGCCTTTATTGCTGCCAATCAAACCCCTGAAATGGCGGAGTTTATTCAGCCACTGGCTGTAGCTGTAGAGGATTTCGTGTCACTGACCACGGATGTGCTTGGTAAAGCGGCGAAAAATCCTGAACAATTAGGCACAGCAGCGTGTGATTATCTGCATGTGTTTGGCTATACCGCAATGGCCTATGTATGGGCTATGATGGCGAAAGCGTCACTTGAAAAACAAGACAGTGATGATTTCTATAAAGGCAAATTGGTTACGGCGCGTTATTTCTTCGCCCGTATCTTGCCTCGTCGATTGTCATTGGCAGCATCAGCAGCATCAGCGGCTGAAGTGGTATTCGAATTAGATGACGAGCTATTTTAG
- a CDS encoding response regulator transcription factor, producing the protein MNKDLASVSEFSTIMIVEDDKVLSSLLKSFLEKSSHVVHQVFRGDQAARSQIKIQPDLIILDIGLPGKDGFKVCHELRATYSGPILFLTSSDSEAEQLAAFNVGADDYLVKPTSPQLIGAHIEALLRRSKGKSASNSRQKVTVGEITLTPSEQKCEVSGNEISLSVFEFELLSLLMFNAGKVLTRDDIYKLLLGREYDGSERSVDVRLSRLRDKLVSQGVEKTQIKTIWGKGYLLSADDE; encoded by the coding sequence ATGAATAAAGATTTAGCTTCGGTGAGCGAGTTTTCAACCATAATGATCGTTGAAGATGACAAGGTATTGTCGTCTCTATTGAAATCATTTTTAGAAAAATCTTCCCATGTTGTGCATCAGGTGTTTCGTGGTGATCAGGCTGCGCGCAGTCAAATTAAGATCCAACCGGATCTGATCATTCTTGATATAGGTTTACCTGGTAAAGATGGTTTCAAGGTTTGTCACGAATTGCGAGCGACTTATAGTGGTCCTATTCTATTTTTAACATCGAGCGATAGTGAGGCTGAGCAATTAGCCGCCTTTAACGTCGGTGCCGATGATTATTTGGTTAAACCGACCAGTCCGCAACTTATTGGTGCCCATATCGAAGCTTTATTGCGTCGCAGTAAAGGTAAAAGCGCCAGTAATAGCCGTCAAAAAGTCACTGTTGGTGAAATTACCTTGACGCCAAGTGAGCAAAAATGTGAAGTCAGTGGCAATGAAATATCACTCAGTGTGTTTGAGTTTGAATTGCTAAGCTTGCTGATGTTTAATGCCGGTAAAGTGTTAACTCGCGATGATATCTACAAATTATTGCTTGGCAGAGAATATGACGGGTCGGAACGTTCTGTTGATGTGAGGTTGTCGCGTTTGCGCGATAAATTGGTAAGCCAAGGTGTAGAAAAAACCCAAATTAAAACCATTTGGGGTAAAGGTTATCTATTGTCAGCAGACGACGAATAA
- a CDS encoding ExbD/TolR family protein produces MLIFFIVTTSFVKESGLDLHRPQLNNTNADPAKPSILVQIDNNGAVYVNNRMVDVERVSASLQFLLVKQPVSTVMISASAQTTHDVVVAVMDQIKEIEGLAIALVSK; encoded by the coding sequence ATGCTAATCTTTTTTATTGTCACCACCTCGTTTGTCAAAGAATCGGGGTTGGACTTACATCGTCCGCAACTTAATAACACCAATGCCGATCCAGCGAAGCCGTCTATTTTAGTGCAAATCGATAATAACGGGGCAGTCTATGTCAATAATAGGATGGTTGATGTTGAGCGGGTAAGTGCCAGTTTGCAGTTTTTGTTGGTCAAACAACCAGTGTCGACGGTGATGATATCTGCCAGCGCACAAACCACACATGACGTCGTTGTCGCGGTAATGGATCAGATTAAAGAAATTGAAGGTCTTGCAATCGCCTTAGTGTCTAAGTGA
- a CDS encoding TonB-dependent receptor — translation MFNKNLITRALMLGAAASTTMFAANTKAEENETADVERIEVTGSRIKRADMETASPVTVIGAEEILASGATSIDQVLQKTTAASGAMTNPGINNGSGGNATINLRGLGSNRTLVLVNGRRMINSGTGASSSVDLNTIPVSMIQRVEVLKDGASAVYGSDAVAGVVNIILKKDFEGFEINTSGGISGEGDGEEFSIDVTMGGSFDKGNVVVGIQYMDRGEVGMGDRDGTKCDYTEVENGNGDLELACGGSSYTPYGHIWSGDKSLQGEEGGGWHDFGADDKYNYNPESYLYTPMQKLNITGLGTYEVSDYTMFFSEMMYSKRWSEQQMAPQPVWFDFEYQDWMGDSLLEHGINYGDEISYGRRMTDTGAREFSQTVDTVRVVAGLEGELDNGWTWDTSVTFGRNDSVDKLANLHNMGMIQQDIEAGEFNPLDQSSWQPETMGEYVYTEVNSGGSEMFVLAGSLAGEVMELPAGYLGFAAGLETRTEKAWYTPDSLTSQGMANDPKVDPTAGEYDVNEAYLELAIPVLSDLPFAEHVEISTAVRAFDYSTFGSDSTWKLGLTWKVNDQLMLRSVASTAFRAPSVDELYGGASPSFDQISHPATDQEQAEVTVGGNSELTPEEADTFTVGVVYEPEWLDGLSITADYYQIEIDNAITQVDSQYIVDQCLDNSGTPINQDSALCQSADISMDNTGRISFNNQLQNIGAENTSGVDLNIAYAFDAFGLDWRTGLDTTFLNEYEVEATGETVDYAGVITGGIGSYAEIKSNLSVDVSGSNWDAGYKLRYISGMDSAVCLDDPSSCYAPTTPSVVYHDLNGAYHFSETLTFSGGVNNMFDKEAPYYTGNNDANTDPYTYDTMGRYFFARATIKF, via the coding sequence ATGTTTAATAAGAATTTAATAACAAGAGCATTAATGCTTGGTGCCGCAGCATCGACGACGATGTTTGCAGCGAACACCAAAGCTGAAGAAAATGAAACAGCCGATGTAGAACGCATTGAAGTTACCGGTTCTCGTATCAAGCGTGCCGATATGGAAACAGCGAGTCCTGTTACTGTGATTGGTGCTGAAGAAATTCTTGCCTCAGGTGCAACGTCAATCGACCAAGTATTACAAAAAACCACCGCAGCAAGTGGTGCAATGACGAACCCAGGCATTAACAACGGTTCAGGTGGTAACGCGACCATCAACCTACGTGGTTTAGGCTCTAACCGTACCCTAGTGTTGGTTAACGGCCGTCGTATGATCAATTCAGGTACCGGTGCGTCGTCATCAGTTGATTTGAACACCATCCCTGTTTCTATGATTCAACGTGTTGAAGTTCTTAAAGATGGTGCTTCTGCGGTATATGGTTCCGATGCTGTTGCAGGTGTTGTGAACATCATTCTAAAGAAAGATTTTGAAGGCTTTGAGATCAATACCTCTGGTGGTATCTCAGGCGAAGGCGACGGTGAAGAGTTTAGCATCGACGTCACCATGGGTGGTTCTTTCGACAAAGGTAATGTTGTCGTTGGTATCCAATATATGGACCGTGGTGAAGTAGGCATGGGTGACCGCGATGGCACTAAGTGTGATTACACCGAAGTTGAAAACGGTAACGGTGATCTTGAACTAGCCTGTGGTGGTTCAAGCTACACGCCATACGGTCACATCTGGTCAGGTGACAAGAGCTTGCAAGGTGAAGAAGGCGGTGGCTGGCACGATTTTGGTGCCGACGACAAGTATAACTACAACCCAGAAAGCTACTTGTACACACCAATGCAAAAACTAAACATCACAGGTTTAGGTACCTATGAAGTGTCTGATTACACCATGTTCTTCTCAGAAATGATGTACTCAAAGCGTTGGTCAGAGCAACAAATGGCACCTCAGCCTGTATGGTTTGATTTTGAATACCAAGACTGGATGGGTGACTCGTTACTAGAGCACGGCATCAACTATGGTGACGAGATATCTTACGGTCGTCGTATGACCGACACCGGTGCTCGTGAGTTTTCACAAACGGTTGATACCGTGCGCGTTGTTGCAGGTTTAGAAGGTGAATTGGATAACGGTTGGACTTGGGATACATCAGTAACCTTTGGCCGTAATGACTCTGTAGACAAGCTAGCTAACCTGCACAATATGGGTATGATTCAGCAAGACATTGAAGCCGGTGAATTCAACCCGCTAGATCAGTCGTCATGGCAGCCAGAAACCATGGGTGAGTACGTTTACACTGAAGTAAACAGTGGTGGTAGTGAAATGTTTGTTCTTGCTGGTTCACTTGCCGGTGAAGTTATGGAACTTCCAGCAGGTTACTTAGGTTTCGCAGCAGGCCTAGAAACTCGTACTGAAAAAGCATGGTACACGCCTGACTCGTTAACCTCACAAGGTATGGCAAATGACCCGAAAGTTGACCCAACTGCCGGTGAGTACGATGTAAATGAAGCCTATTTAGAATTGGCTATTCCAGTATTGTCTGACTTGCCATTTGCTGAGCATGTTGAAATCAGTACCGCGGTACGTGCATTTGACTACTCGACATTCGGTAGCGATTCAACCTGGAAACTTGGTTTAACTTGGAAAGTAAACGACCAACTAATGTTGCGCTCTGTCGCCTCAACAGCATTCCGTGCGCCGTCAGTTGACGAGCTTTACGGTGGTGCGTCACCATCGTTTGACCAAATTTCACACCCGGCAACGGATCAAGAGCAAGCTGAAGTGACCGTTGGTGGTAACTCAGAGCTTACTCCTGAAGAAGCAGATACCTTTACAGTTGGTGTGGTTTACGAGCCAGAGTGGTTAGATGGTTTATCAATCACTGCGGATTACTACCAAATCGAAATCGACAACGCGATCACGCAAGTAGACTCGCAATACATTGTTGACCAATGTTTGGATAATTCTGGTACCCCGATCAATCAAGACTCGGCACTTTGTCAATCAGCTGACATCAGCATGGACAATACTGGCCGTATTAGTTTTAACAACCAACTGCAAAACATTGGTGCAGAAAACACCTCTGGTGTCGATTTAAACATCGCTTATGCATTTGATGCGTTCGGTTTGGATTGGAGAACAGGTCTAGATACCACGTTCCTAAACGAGTACGAAGTTGAAGCGACCGGTGAAACGGTAGATTATGCCGGTGTTATCACAGGTGGTATCGGTAGCTACGCTGAAATCAAGTCTAACTTGTCAGTAGACGTAAGTGGCTCTAACTGGGATGCAGGTTATAAACTTCGTTATATCTCAGGTATGGACAGCGCCGTATGTTTGGATGATCCATCATCTTGTTACGCGCCGACCACACCAAGCGTTGTCTACCACGATTTGAACGGTGCTTACCACTTCAGCGAAACGCTAACTTTCTCTGGTGGTGTTAACAACATGTTTGATAAAGAGGCGCCTTACTACACTGGTAATAACGATGCCAATACAGACCCGTACACATATGACACTATGGGTCGTTACTTCTTCGCACGCGCTACTATCAAGTTCTAA
- the ccmE gene encoding cytochrome c maturation protein CcmE, translating to MNPRRKKRLTIISSILAGVAIVAGLSLYALSTNIDLFFTPSEIVNGKDDTGEKPVVGQRIRVGGLVVAGTVNRDSESLKVQFKLIDTGPMITVKYDGILPDLFREGQGIVAQGTLIEPTVLEASEVLAKHDEEYMPKEIAEKVGKHHQKPTYN from the coding sequence ATGAATCCTCGTCGTAAAAAAAGATTAACCATTATTAGCTCCATTCTCGCTGGTGTGGCCATTGTTGCCGGTTTATCGCTGTATGCACTTAGCACAAACATAGATTTGTTCTTTACCCCGTCAGAAATCGTTAACGGTAAAGACGATACCGGTGAAAAGCCCGTAGTCGGTCAACGTATTCGTGTTGGCGGTTTGGTTGTCGCAGGTACAGTAAACAGAGACTCAGAAAGTTTAAAAGTACAATTTAAGCTGATTGATACCGGGCCGATGATCACAGTTAAATACGATGGCATCTTGCCAGACCTATTTCGCGAGGGTCAGGGTATCGTTGCACAAGGTACGTTAATAGAACCAACGGTGCTTGAAGCAAGTGAAGTCTTGGCTAAGCATGACGAAGAGTACATGCCAAAAGAAATCGCTGAAAAAGTTGGCAAGCATCACCAAAAGCCAACCTATAACTAG
- the ccmD gene encoding heme exporter protein CcmD codes for MAFDSISEFFNMGGYGFYVWLSYAFCAVLLTALTINSMGMQNALFKKIKQRLKREAKLKQAAERRKQGM; via the coding sequence ATGGCATTTGACAGCATAAGTGAATTTTTTAATATGGGTGGCTATGGCTTTTATGTCTGGCTATCTTATGCGTTTTGCGCGGTATTGCTAACCGCATTAACCATCAACAGTATGGGTATGCAAAACGCTTTGTTTAAAAAAATTAAGCAAAGACTCAAACGTGAGGCCAAACTTAAACAAGCCGCCGAACGTCGTAAACAAGGTATGTAG
- a CDS encoding heme ABC transporter permease: MWKWLHPYANPEISYHFCGKLTPWLTAIAIILLTVGMAFGLLFSPADYQQGESVRIFYLHVPSAMLSMGIYLGMAIAALCGLVWQLKLAEASIAALAPIGAVFTAIALFTGAAWGKPMWGTWWVWDARLTSELILLFLYFGVIALHNAFDDKALAGKAASVLALVGVINLPIIHYSVEWWNTLHQGATISKFEKPSMSTDMLIPFLICFLGFAFLVGSLFCVRFRAQIIERNAMRPWVKELAMKAQ; this comes from the coding sequence ATGTGGAAATGGTTACACCCATACGCTAATCCAGAAATCAGCTACCATTTTTGCGGTAAGCTGACACCTTGGTTGACGGCTATCGCCATTATTTTATTGACGGTTGGCATGGCATTCGGCTTGCTATTTTCTCCGGCGGATTATCAACAAGGTGAAAGCGTTCGCATCTTTTATCTGCATGTACCATCTGCCATGTTATCTATGGGCATTTATTTAGGTATGGCCATTGCCGCATTGTGTGGTCTGGTTTGGCAGTTGAAACTCGCTGAGGCATCTATTGCGGCACTCGCACCGATTGGTGCGGTATTTACCGCCATAGCATTATTTACAGGCGCCGCTTGGGGCAAGCCAATGTGGGGCACATGGTGGGTATGGGATGCTCGATTAACATCAGAGCTGATCTTACTATTCCTCTATTTTGGTGTCATTGCCTTGCACAATGCCTTTGATGATAAGGCGCTGGCAGGTAAAGCGGCGAGCGTATTGGCATTGGTAGGTGTGATTAATTTGCCGATTATTCATTATTCGGTTGAATGGTGGAACACCTTGCATCAAGGAGCAACCATCTCAAAATTTGAGAAGCCATCGATGTCAACGGATATGCTGATACCATTTTTGATATGTTTTCTCGGCTTCGCCTTTTTGGTTGGCAGTTTATTTTGCGTTCGATTCAGAGCACAAATTATCGAACGAAATGCCATGCGCCCTTGGGTTAAAGAACTTGCGATGAAGGCTCAGTAG
- the ccmB gene encoding heme exporter protein CcmB — protein MSLSYSSAFMLILKRDLTIAFRHRDDIVNPLLFFIIVCSLFPLGIGPASNTLMKIAPGVIWVAALLATLLSLERLFKNDHQDGSLEQMLLSPCPNFILVLAKITAHWLITGLPLIIIAPLLGVLLNLHEQSFIALMLTLLVGTPVLSLLGAIGVALTVGLKKGGVLLSLLVLPLYIPVLIFATNAIDAASMNLPYNGQLAVIAALFFGSLTLAPFAVSAALKVSTN, from the coding sequence ATGTCATTATCCTATAGCTCTGCCTTTATGCTGATTTTGAAACGCGATTTAACCATCGCCTTTCGTCATCGCGACGACATCGTCAACCCGTTGCTGTTCTTTATTATTGTTTGTTCTTTATTTCCGTTAGGCATTGGCCCGGCAAGCAATACCTTAATGAAAATTGCACCTGGGGTTATTTGGGTTGCCGCCCTGCTCGCCACCTTATTGTCACTGGAACGATTATTTAAAAATGATCACCAAGACGGTTCGTTAGAACAGATGCTATTGAGCCCGTGTCCGAATTTCATCTTAGTTTTGGCGAAAATAACCGCACACTGGTTGATCACTGGGCTGCCGTTGATTATCATCGCGCCATTACTCGGCGTATTGCTGAATTTGCATGAGCAAAGCTTTATCGCATTGATGTTAACCCTTTTGGTGGGCACACCCGTATTAAGTTTATTAGGGGCTATCGGTGTAGCATTAACCGTTGGCTTGAAAAAAGGCGGTGTGTTGTTGAGTTTACTGGTATTGCCTTTATATATACCGGTACTTATATTCGCCACTAACGCCATTGATGCAGCCAGTATGAATTTGCCCTATAATGGCCAACTGGCAGTGATTGCTGCGTTGTTTTTTGGTTCTCTAACTTTGGCACCTTTTGCGGTAAGCGCCGCTTTGAAAGTGAGTACAAACTAA